ATTTGCCTCAACCAGCTTGCGAGAGCGCTCCGTATCGCGCACGCTAATCACATCGCCCGGACGAACCTGATAGCTGGGAATATTAACCACGCGACCGTTGACCGTAACGTGACCATGATTCACCAACTGGCGGGCACTGGGGATCGTGGGAGCCATACCAAGCCGGAAAACGGTATTGTCCAGACGCATTTCCAGCAGTTGCAGCAGCACTAAACCCGTTGAACCTGCGGCACGGCGGGCTTTCCGCACATAGCGGAGCAGCTGACGCTCAGAAACGCCATAGTTAAAGCGAAGCTTTTGCTTCTCTTCCAGA
This is a stretch of genomic DNA from Leptolyngbya ohadii IS1. It encodes these proteins:
- the rpsD gene encoding 30S ribosomal protein S4 gives rise to the protein MSRYRGPRLRIVRRLGELPGLTRKSARRAYPPGQHGQARKKRSEYAVRLEEKQKLRFNYGVSERQLLRYVRKARRAAGSTGLVLLQLLEMRLDNTVFRLGMAPTIPSARQLVNHGHVTVNGRVVNIPSYQVRPGDVISVRDTERSRKLVEANLQFPGLAHLPSHLEFDKGKMTGKVNGVVEREWVALQVNELLVVEYYSRQA